CACAGATTTTGGACTCAGGACATTGCAGATCTCATCATATCCATCATTGTAATTGGTCCTGATAGCTTCCACCAGCTTAGCCAAAGCTCCTTTGTTTTCCTGGTTAACCTGTGTGAAGGCGACAGTGTGCTTCCTGTGGACTGGATGTCCCAGTTGTGCCTTACTTCCCCTTGATAATGCAGTAAGGGACCCCTTTTAGGACACAGGACAGGCAGAAAGATAACCAGCTTGATGGGGTTCACACCAGGTGCAATCACTACCAGCTGAGGCTTCTTGTTTTCCAGCAAGGTGGTGATGGTGTTAACCCCTGCTCAAAGAACGGGTGATTTCCTAGTGGGGACACCACCTTTGCCAGCAGGTTTCTTCTCAGCCTGGGCCAACAGtctctgcttcttctcttgctttgtctctgGTCAGTACTTGTGGATCAGCTTAAGAGGCTGAGTAGCTGTTTGGGGGTCTAAGGCCTGGGTGAACTGGTTAATGGCAGAAGGTACTTTCAGCAGCTTGTAGGGGATAGCCTTCCCCCACTGAATGTTACCTTGCCTAGAGTACTCTTCACACATTACTCTGTAATCTCACTTATAGTACTGTAACATGTTGCACTATTTGAAATGATCTTTTCTGTTTACCTGTCTGTTGCCTGGCAACAGAAGAAATGCTCTATGAAAACAGGGATAAAACGTCTGTCTTAATAAAACATGTGGGACACAACAGGCACTGttgtataaatgaatgaatgagtgtcaCTGGGACATTTATTAGCCGTCCCAAATGTCTAAGTGAAAATATACACAGAGATGGGAAAACATCTTGTTTTCATTTCAGCATGAAATTCCTGAAACAATTCTATTGATCGAGGTTTTAAATTAGtcaaatatttactaagaatCTGTGATGGGCAAGAGATTCAGGATGCCTGTCAGTCATCTCTTCCCCCAAAAAGCAAATGGCCTTATATTCTCACAACATTCTCAGAGTAATTTAATAGGTGATTGTTCCTATGATTTTGATAATAGCTTAATTTTTCattgtctggtttttttttctcaccagGTGTAGGGAGTGAAGTCTCAGATAAGAGTACCTGTGTGAGCCTCACTACCCAGCGACTGCCAGTTAACAGAATCAAGACCTACACCATCACGGAAGGCTCCTTGAAAGCAGTAATGTGAGTTTGCCTCCTCAGAAGTTGGGCTGGGTGGATATCTAGAGATATGGAAATACAGTATACAGAAATGCTGCCTTCCTCAGGAAAAGTAGGCCAACGTGGAGGAACAGCTCAGCTTAACTGATaacctctttatttttccttatcaaTCATGTCTTTATGCAGCCTAACCGAATGGCGATTATTGCAAAAATTGGGCTGCCAAGTAAAGGATAGAAGTCCTCCTCTATTTAGCTTAGTGGAAGAGTCTGTTGAATACTGTGCATAGCTCTGAGGTCTGGGTTTAGAGATGGCTGGCCCGTGTCAGGGTTTCCCTGCAAGCCTCACTGGAGTTGGGGGTTGTTAGGGTTGAGTTAGGCAGAGTCCCTTGATTATCAGTTGCTGTATTTCAACAAAATGAGTCAATGCACAACCTACATGGTCCCTTTCTTCTACCAGAATCTCATTTTTAGAAGTAATAACTCTTCTCAACACATAATTGCAAGCTTtactctaaaaaatgaaaatgtaaaaatcagcttttgttaaaaaaataagatgagtatttttaaatttgaaaaggaaGAGGGTATGTAATAATGGAACTAGATGGCCTCAAATGTCTTTTTGTTACCACATTTGGTGACATGGATGAGAAAAGGAACCTGTGAATTATGGTGAACAAAGGGGCTGGATACTACTTGCAgatatttctcctttatgttaAAATAGATGACAGAAGAAGGGTGCTCATTTATGACCTCATGGCTCTGAAAGACTATTTCTTGCAGTAATTTCTGCACAAGATCTCTTCaagtctgctctgatcttaactCTTGACCCCAAGGCTTTGAGAATGTGGCTAAATTCGTCTGTGTTTTCCTTGCATTACAGTTTTATTACCAAACGTGGCCTAAAAGTCTGTGCTGATCCACAAGCCAGGTGGGTGAAAGACATAGTCAAGAGCATGGACAGGAAATCCAACACCAGAAATAACATGATCCAGACCAAGCCAATAGGAACCCAGCAATCGACCAATACAGCTGTGACCCTGACTGGGTAGTAACCTCTGGCACACTGTCCCTCTCCAGCCAGCCAGCTCATTTCACTTCACACACTCATGGACTGAGTTTATACTCACCTTTTATGAAAGTATTGCatgaataaaattattcttttgtatttttacttttaaatgtctTCTGTATTCACTTATATGttctaattaataaattatttattattaagaatAGTTCCCTAGTCTATTCATTGTATGTAGGGAAAGGTAGTATATCATTTGTGTTTGATTTCTGTCCTACTTGTACCTCTCTTTGATGGTAACCGTAATGGAAGAGATTCTGGCTAGTGTTTATCAGAGGTGAAAGCCATATTGATCACTCTTAGAGTCCAGCTTGTGGTTCTTTACACATGAGTCACAAGTTACAGCTGTGACAATGGCAACAATTCGAGATTATTGTAACTTGTCTCTACACTAGAATTCTATTTATAGAATATGGGAGAAAATAATCCAGTCTTCACTGGGTTCCCATTCTGAGGGTTCACTACTCAAAAATTTGCTTCACTCAATTTTTTTTCAcctctttgtgttttattttggtttcctattaaaggaataaaatgatACAACTTGTTCCTTTTTTTGTCCCATtagcaaaaattagaattttggtaTAAAGAAACTTTattcaagtaaaaataaacacCTTTTGAATTGGACAATAACCTCCCTACCTTATTAGGATTTCTGTAGTTGCCATTACTGTAGTTATCATACATGTTATACTTTATTGTGAATAAGCTTTTGATGCTCCAAATGCTGACCCATGCAGCATTTCTTCATGTGATCACAATTTGCAGTAAACTTTTAATTAAATGTTCATCTGGTCACTCAACACCCCAGATTCATGCTCTCTTGTATGCTAATTAAATTGCTGATTTGTTTCATGGTTAGGGTTTTACTATCCAAGCAGGTGATGATGTATACATTCTGTTCTGTCAGACTCTACATAGGAAGACCTGACCTTGTCTTGATAGCTTTAAGTGAAAAGTATTGGCTGTTGTTTAGTCCTGTGGGGACATTTAGCAATATCAAGAATTTCCAGAGGGTAGACGAAGGCAAGTTGCTCAAATTTTCTTACTTGTAGTCATATAACTAGTGAATCAGAGTGGAAACTACAAAAAAGTTGCCTCCTAGCAAACGATGTGGTCACCTATCCATGTTCATTGCTGTTTGTCTAAAATAAACTTCAGACATGGTCTTAGAGAAAGCAATCCCTTAATAAGAACAGATAACCTGCTTTATGAGGGCGGAAAAATGACAAAGTCACAAAAGATGAATGGAATGGTTTGTCTCCCAAATGTCTCCCAGTCCCTAAGGATTTATTCGGGACAATAATAATAGGATGTGTGGAAGGATATGGGCAGTGCttgacttttcattttataagactgttcttttttaaaaaaataataaatagttgtTAAAATATATAACCATAGCTATTTTCTTGATTACAAATATTAGCTCACTTAATCACACAACAGACCTCGATTAAAGACAAAACAACTGAGGCATAAAAAGGTTAGTTAACTTTCTGAAGGTCCTTTGGTCTGTGAGGGGTAGAGTTTAGATCTGAACTCATGGAAGCTTCCAGGTGTTGACAACTGTGTCATGCTGTCTTCCTCACTTCAGAAGACAATTCCCTTAGGATGAAACCATATGTAAAGAGATGATTCAGGGGTTATCCTTATTTAACCTAcagatttcattcattcattcattcattcattcattcattcattcattcattcaataaatgtttactgagggTTTATTATATGCTGGAAACTGAAGACACAGCAGAGTGAACAGGACAAAGTCCCTGCTTTCTCAGACCTCACATTCTGGGAAAATCTTTCTTGTTTCCCTTCCCCAGGAACTCAGCCCACCAATACATTGTTATTGCATGCCTAATGCATTCCAGATGCTTGATTGGGCACTGGAATGCAATGGGGAAACCTTCAGGTGTTTACCCTCTGGGAGTTTACATTGGGGAGACACACAAGTAAGCAAACAATTTCAATGCAGTGTAATATGTGGGATGATGGAGAAAGCAGAGGGTGTGAGCTTTGAATACACAGGAGCAAACCTATCCAGATCTTAGCATGAAGGGAGGGTAGGGATGATCTTCCCTTTGAAAATAGCCTCCATCTTGAGACCAAAAGGATGATTTAGAGTTATGCTGAAGGTTTCAGTGCATTCTAGGCAAAGAAAATAAGCAGCACAGGCAAAGGCCTGCAGGTAAGAGAAATCCTGATGAATTAAGGAAATGTAAGTAGTTTAATATGACCAAGGGACTGTGCGGGCGTTAGGAAGTGGGTACAAAAGGTGATATCAGGGAGGCAGAGCAGATATTATGAAGGGCCTTG
This Rhinopithecus roxellana isolate Shanxi Qingling chromosome 8, ASM756505v1, whole genome shotgun sequence DNA region includes the following protein-coding sequences:
- the XCL1 gene encoding lymphotactin — its product is MIPHPPRKPPLTAGSALTIGGIKEVLKEPDAHSLPAQLSRTSAMRLLTLALLGICCLTAYIVEGVGSEVSDKSTCVSLTTQRLPVNRIKTYTITEGSLKAVIFITKRGLKVCADPQARWVKDIVKSMDRKSNTRNNMIQTKPIGTQQSTNTAVTLTG